A region of Deinococcus rubellus DNA encodes the following proteins:
- a CDS encoding hemolysin family protein — MSVLSGYVLPLLIVLGLVIINGVFVSAEFSLLSARPSKLQGLAERGSGAARWLLRVSSTPRGKDRYLSVAQLGITLASLGLGMYGEHEIAGWLYGPFERLGLGAVAAHSAGTLISLLAITFMHIVFGEMIPKVLALQLPETTSLTINPLMRLCGLIFAPLVWLLSGMANGLMHLLGIRDPGAASLLYSSRELAIVARESAEGGQIDRGQQSLIENIFALETHTAAELMTPRTRLKALPIQASAEQIHALIAEAPRSRFPVYDGDLDTVVGVLHIKDFIRAQSSLPRAEAGRAAFNLRRLLRTLPSVAASETAEDLLALFKRERVHAALVADEYGGTLGFVTMDDLIEDVIEQEDDSWIITNPDGSYSLDGEVTLTELRELGLPLVSDDANTVAGLVLAAYGTLPPPGITVHVQHMDLTAEAVEGLRITRVRLRQVEPELGS, encoded by the coding sequence ATGAGCGTCCTGAGCGGGTATGTTCTGCCGCTGCTGATCGTGCTGGGGCTGGTGATCATCAACGGCGTCTTCGTCTCGGCGGAGTTCTCGCTGCTCTCGGCGCGCCCTTCAAAGCTGCAGGGGTTGGCCGAACGGGGCAGCGGCGCGGCCCGCTGGCTGCTGCGGGTGTCGAGCACGCCGCGCGGCAAGGACCGCTACCTCTCGGTGGCGCAGCTCGGTATCACGCTGGCCAGCCTGGGCCTGGGCATGTACGGCGAGCACGAGATCGCGGGCTGGCTCTACGGCCCCTTCGAGCGCCTGGGCCTGGGGGCGGTGGCAGCGCACTCGGCAGGCACACTGATCAGTCTTCTCGCCATCACGTTCATGCACATCGTCTTCGGCGAGATGATTCCCAAGGTGCTGGCCCTGCAACTCCCCGAGACCACCAGCCTCACCATCAATCCGCTGATGCGGCTGTGCGGGCTGATCTTCGCGCCGCTGGTATGGCTGCTGAGTGGCATGGCCAACGGGCTGATGCACCTCCTCGGCATCCGCGATCCGGGGGCGGCCAGCTTGCTGTACTCCAGCCGCGAACTGGCCATCGTGGCCCGCGAGAGCGCCGAGGGCGGCCAGATTGACAGGGGCCAGCAGAGCCTCATCGAGAACATCTTCGCGCTGGAAACCCACACCGCCGCCGAGCTGATGACGCCGCGCACCCGCCTCAAGGCTTTGCCGATTCAGGCCAGCGCCGAGCAGATTCACGCCCTCATCGCCGAAGCACCGCGCAGCCGCTTCCCGGTCTACGACGGCGACCTCGACACGGTGGTGGGCGTGCTGCACATCAAGGACTTCATCCGGGCGCAGAGCAGTCTGCCGAGGGCCGAGGCGGGCCGGGCCGCCTTCAACCTGCGCCGCCTGCTGCGGACCCTGCCCAGCGTGGCCGCTTCCGAGACCGCCGAGGATTTGCTGGCCCTCTTCAAGCGCGAACGGGTCCACGCCGCGCTGGTGGCCGACGAGTACGGCGGCACGCTGGGCTTTGTCACCATGGACGACCTCATCGAGGACGTGATCGAGCAGGAGGACGACAGCTGGATCATCACCAACCCCGACGGCTCCTACAGCCTGGACGGTGAGGTAACCCTGACCGAGCTGCGCGAACTGGGCCTGCCCCTGGTGTCCGACGACGCCAACACGGTGGCGGGGCTGGTGCTGGCCGCTTACGGCACCCTGCCGCCGCCGGGCATCACGGTGCATGTGCAGCACATGGACCTGACCGCCGAGGCCGTGGAGGGTCTCAGGATCACGCGGGTGCGGCTGCGTCAGGTGGAACCCGAGCTGGGCAGCTAG
- a CDS encoding zf-HC2 domain-containing protein yields MTDCQHCRNELDAVLIGMADAETVRAVRAHLAECPDCTHEAAQMQRVLDSLLHAPPAVPMPAGARERLLASALAQIQQTPAEPIQLTAQAPASRPFVPPQRLPVTPTAPRPVNRQSRLPGLWLTAGLGAAAALAAFVLWPAARPNLAHADVVVAAGNVLVMARSATSNYPLVIRAPGGGLRGVALRQPLPAWYTKGVYAGGRAYLLDAANERLVVLNVARGNIERTYPVPGGAAGLAVKDGSVFVKSAASGELRIFKGESCFINKLAKTTTMPQADYMDAVLPLPERILTTQHTTGQVFSLSPDGEKLLATYHVGGAPVGLAEWQGQVLVLDVQGRLLQLGPDGQIVRTLKLAGHPDKLSVMKDQAYLTDRGGMVSVVDLGAFRVSGERKFGKPMDITAMPNGNLALADAERGVLMLRPDLSEL; encoded by the coding sequence GTGACCGATTGCCAGCACTGCCGCAACGAGCTGGACGCCGTGCTGATCGGCATGGCCGACGCCGAAACCGTGCGGGCGGTGAGGGCGCACCTCGCCGAGTGCCCCGACTGCACCCACGAAGCTGCCCAGATGCAGCGGGTGCTCGACAGCCTGCTGCACGCCCCCCCCGCCGTGCCGATGCCCGCCGGAGCGCGTGAACGGCTACTCGCCAGCGCCCTTGCCCAGATCCAGCAGACCCCAGCCGAACCCATCCAGCTCACGGCGCAGGCTCCAGCATCCCGGCCTTTCGTCCCGCCGCAGCGCCTGCCGGTCACGCCCACCGCGCCGCGTCCGGTAAATCGGCAATCCAGGCTACCGGGCCTCTGGCTCACGGCAGGTCTGGGCGCGGCAGCGGCGCTGGCGGCCTTCGTGCTGTGGCCTGCTGCGCGCCCCAACCTGGCCCACGCCGATGTGGTTGTCGCTGCTGGAAACGTGCTGGTGATGGCCCGCAGCGCAACCTCGAACTACCCGCTGGTCATCCGCGCGCCGGGCGGCGGGCTGCGCGGCGTGGCCCTGAGACAGCCGCTGCCCGCCTGGTACACCAAGGGCGTCTACGCGGGCGGGCGGGCCTACCTGCTCGACGCCGCCAACGAACGGCTGGTGGTGCTCAACGTGGCGAGGGGCAACATCGAGCGCACCTACCCGGTGCCGGGCGGGGCAGCGGGGCTGGCCGTCAAGGACGGCAGCGTGTTCGTCAAGTCGGCGGCCAGCGGCGAACTCAGAATCTTCAAAGGTGAGAGCTGCTTTATCAACAAGCTGGCCAAGACCACCACCATGCCCCAGGCCGATTATATGGACGCCGTGCTGCCGCTGCCCGAGCGTATCCTGACCACCCAGCACACCACCGGGCAGGTCTTCTCGCTCTCCCCTGACGGCGAGAAGCTGCTGGCGACCTACCACGTCGGCGGCGCGCCGGTGGGTCTGGCCGAGTGGCAGGGCCAGGTGCTGGTACTGGACGTCCAGGGACGGTTACTGCAACTCGGCCCGGACGGTCAGATCGTGCGGACCCTCAAGCTGGCCGGGCACCCCGACAAACTCAGCGTGATGAAGGATCAGGCCTACCTGACGGACCGGGGCGGCATGGTCAGTGTGGTAGACCTGGGGGCATTCCGGGTGTCCGGCGAGCGCAAATTCGGCAAACCGATGGACATCACGGCCATGCCGAACGGGAACCTGGCCCTGGCCGACGCCGAGCGAGGCGTGCTGATGCTGCGCCCCGATCTGTCGGAACTCTGA
- a CDS encoding type IV pilus twitching motility protein PilT translates to MTTFGPDITDILRIAAEKDASDVILTVGLPPQFKLSGVYGHQDMAVLGATDTRKLMYSMMNDKQQRQFEDKRELDFSFALGEQARFRVNAFMQRGYVGGVMRLIPTKIKSVQDLGLPQSVVEIANAPRGLVLVTGPTGSGKSTTLAAMLDYINVNKKLHIVTIEDPIEFMHQHKQSIVNQREVGADTYGFDNALRAVLRQAPDVILVGEMRDYETIKAAVTAAETGHLVMGTLHTNSAPESIDRIVDVFPEEQQAQIRVQLANNLVAVMTQQLIPRLDGGRVLAYELLVATPAVRALIREGKTYQIVSVMQTSSREGMVTMDAFLAGLYRRRIISHDAGLERSVDPKEFTRLASDPGGGNPNAVPSAGLSNSYNGPASPAAGRSNGGREAVPSAYGAPETRSGDKPFGRR, encoded by the coding sequence ATGACAACGTTCGGCCCCGACATCACCGACATTCTGCGGATCGCCGCCGAAAAAGACGCCTCCGACGTGATCCTGACCGTCGGCCTGCCGCCTCAGTTCAAGCTCTCGGGCGTCTACGGGCACCAGGACATGGCAGTGCTGGGCGCAACCGACACCCGCAAGCTGATGTACAGCATGATGAACGACAAGCAGCAGCGCCAGTTCGAGGACAAGCGCGAGCTCGACTTCTCCTTTGCGCTGGGCGAGCAGGCCCGCTTCCGTGTCAACGCTTTCATGCAGCGCGGCTACGTCGGCGGCGTGATGCGTCTGATCCCCACCAAGATCAAGAGCGTGCAGGACCTCGGCCTGCCGCAGAGCGTCGTGGAGATCGCCAACGCCCCGCGCGGCCTGGTGCTGGTGACCGGCCCCACCGGCTCGGGCAAATCCACGACCCTGGCGGCCATGCTCGACTACATCAACGTCAACAAGAAGCTGCATATCGTCACCATCGAAGACCCGATCGAGTTCATGCACCAGCACAAGCAGAGTATCGTCAACCAGCGCGAGGTGGGGGCCGATACCTACGGCTTTGACAATGCCCTGCGCGCGGTGCTGCGGCAGGCCCCTGACGTGATCCTGGTGGGCGAAATGCGCGACTACGAGACCATCAAGGCCGCTGTGACCGCCGCTGAAACCGGGCACCTGGTGATGGGAACGCTGCACACCAACTCGGCCCCCGAATCGATTGACCGCATCGTGGACGTGTTCCCCGAAGAACAGCAGGCCCAGATCCGGGTGCAGCTCGCCAACAACCTGGTGGCGGTCATGACCCAGCAGCTCATTCCGCGCCTCGACGGGGGCCGGGTGCTGGCCTACGAACTGCTGGTCGCCACCCCGGCGGTGCGTGCCCTGATCCGCGAGGGCAAGACCTACCAGATCGTCTCGGTGATGCAGACCAGTTCGCGCGAGGGCATGGTGACGATGGACGCCTTCCTGGCGGGGCTGTACCGCCGCCGGATCATCAGCCACGACGCGGGTCTGGAGCGGTCCGTGGACCCCAAGGAATTCACCCGGCTGGCCAGCGATCCCGGCGGCGGCAACCCCAACGCGGTGCCGAGCGCGGGCCTGAGCAACTCCTACAATGGCCCGGCCAGCCCAGCGGCGGGCCGCAGCAACGGTGGGCGTGAGGCGGTGCCCAGCGCTTACGGCGCTCCCGAGACCCGCAGCGGCGACAAACCGTTCGGGCGGCGCTGA
- a CDS encoding hemolysin family protein has translation MSAPLNFFVPVVIVLVLTALNALYVAAEFSTVGARKSRVQEQADGGNASAAALSEVLRDSRRLDDYVAVSQVGITLTSLILGAYGQAQIAPLLTPALGRFGGLATATLIVLLIITVLQVVLGELLPKTVALRYPERLALSLLHFMQLSLLLFKPLIALLNGTAYAVLRRFGLISGESHLHVHSPDELQDLFSASARGGLIDAAERQMLAGVLNIEERVVREIMTPRTRLITVGHAEHLADALGRLSSSAYTRFPVIGEGGTDDVLGVVNLRTLYLRSRLRPEARVADIMYKPLLVADVTAVPLLWRKLREAGRHSAIVVDEYGGVAGMVTLEDAIEEIFGDLQDEFDQEDEAFSRIGNRLSVRGDLLIEDVNDEFELDLPTEEADTISGLIWAEMGRLPMVGDEVRVGEVVLKVDSMDRRAVRRISLDAPGTAETNPRGAQA, from the coding sequence GTGAGCGCGCCGCTCAATTTCTTTGTACCAGTGGTGATCGTGCTGGTTCTGACTGCCCTCAACGCCCTGTATGTGGCCGCCGAATTCTCGACGGTGGGCGCGCGCAAAAGCCGGGTGCAGGAGCAGGCCGACGGCGGCAATGCCAGCGCGGCGGCCCTCAGCGAGGTTTTGCGCGACTCGCGCCGCCTCGACGATTATGTGGCGGTGTCGCAGGTGGGCATCACCCTCACCAGCTTGATTCTGGGCGCATATGGACAGGCCCAGATCGCGCCGCTGCTCACCCCCGCGCTGGGGCGCTTCGGCGGCCTGGCCACCGCCACCCTGATCGTGCTCCTGATCATCACGGTGCTTCAGGTGGTGCTGGGCGAACTGCTGCCCAAGACGGTGGCGCTGCGCTACCCCGAGCGGCTGGCCCTCTCACTGCTGCACTTCATGCAGCTCAGCCTGCTGCTCTTCAAGCCGCTCATCGCGCTACTCAACGGCACGGCCTACGCAGTGCTGCGGCGCTTCGGGCTGATCAGCGGCGAGTCACACCTGCATGTGCATTCGCCGGACGAACTGCAAGACCTCTTCAGCGCCAGCGCCAGAGGCGGGCTGATCGACGCCGCTGAGCGCCAGATGCTCGCGGGCGTGCTGAATATCGAGGAACGGGTGGTGCGCGAGATCATGACGCCGCGCACCCGGTTGATCACGGTGGGCCATGCCGAGCACCTGGCCGACGCACTGGGGCGGCTCTCCAGCAGCGCCTACACCCGCTTTCCGGTCATCGGCGAGGGCGGCACCGACGACGTGCTGGGCGTGGTCAACCTGCGGACCCTGTACCTGCGTTCGCGCCTGCGCCCCGAGGCGCGGGTGGCAGATATCATGTATAAACCGCTGCTGGTGGCCGACGTGACTGCCGTGCCGCTCCTGTGGCGCAAGCTGCGCGAGGCGGGCCGCCACAGCGCCATCGTGGTGGACGAATACGGCGGGGTCGCCGGGATGGTCACGCTGGAAGACGCCATCGAGGAGATTTTCGGCGATCTGCAAGACGAGTTCGATCAGGAAGACGAGGCGTTCAGCCGGATCGGCAACCGCCTGAGCGTGCGCGGCGATTTGTTGATCGAGGACGTGAACGACGAGTTCGAGCTGGACCTCCCCACCGAGGAGGCCGACACCATCAGCGGGCTGATCTGGGCCGAGATGGGACGGCTGCCGATGGTTGGTGACGAGGTGCGGGTCGGCGAGGTGGTCTTGAAGGTGGACAGCATGGACCGCCGCGCCGTGCGCCGGATCAGCCTGGACGCGCCAGGCACAGCGGAAACCAACCCCAGAGGAGCGCAGGCATGA
- a CDS encoding ATPase, T2SS/T4P/T4SS family gives MTLSIGDRRLGAILLEQGYVNDTDLQKALDRHVEVGGRLADILIDGGVVGEKRIARALEEAFGLPLVDLTALTPDPHAIASIPASAAVQAQGVPFALENDTLRVAFVDALNNVAIETMEDESGYIIEPYQALREQVAWAIASFYPELGLPIPALSESRASGLSLLGQRLVSRGYVSEEQVLSALEQQRSSGVSLGTVLLGSKLLTEDQLYETLAEQEDSQYVRDTREYQPTEEVLGLLLRADALRLASVPVSQDGNVVSVITGDLRRREDIEALIGHKVRLMLARPSDVDTLIDRAYPQKGRLGEAMVQQGTLSRAQLREALQVQARQGKVKPLGEVIMDLGFAGSEEIDAALVKQNAGGGRLEDTLVQSGKLSPEMLARSLAAQLGYEFVDPVTSPPDTKVALMIPEATARRYTVVPMRLQGESLVIAMKDPRNVFALDDLKLITGREILPAVMAEKDIVRLIERYFGDKDMAKLNEELAKSSRQKDKEKESVDLSSLDDNAVVRVIDGLIREAALQDASDIHIEPTEHSVRVRYRIDGSLREHMELPRGAAQSMLARIKIMGNLDIAERRVPQDGRVRFKKGSIDLDLRLSTLPTVYGEKAVMRLLQKASNIPEVEQLGFSEHNFQRFLDVIEKPNGIFLVTGPTGSGKSFSSFSTLKRIARPDKNTTTIEDPIEYEIPGIIQSQVNTVAGFTFARALRAFLRQDPDIIFVGEVRDTETAKIATEAALTGHLVLATLHTNDAPGAITRLEEMGVEPFNISASVIGVLAQRLVRKVCTECKRPTNADPEVLRRLGIGERELRGANLQRGAGCPRCGGTGYKGRMGIHELMVVDDPIRRAIGTHQTAAEIREVATTQSGMKTLRQDGVEKALIGLTTLEEVLAVTSN, from the coding sequence GTGACCCTTTCGATTGGAGACCGCCGCCTCGGGGCCATCTTGCTGGAGCAGGGCTACGTCAACGACACTGACCTGCAAAAAGCGCTCGACCGCCACGTCGAGGTGGGAGGCCGCCTGGCCGATATCCTGATCGACGGCGGCGTCGTGGGCGAGAAGCGCATCGCCCGCGCCCTGGAAGAAGCCTTCGGGCTGCCGCTGGTCGACCTCACCGCCCTGACGCCCGATCCGCATGCCATTGCCAGCATTCCGGCCTCGGCAGCGGTGCAGGCCCAGGGGGTGCCGTTCGCGCTGGAAAACGACACCCTGCGGGTGGCCTTCGTGGACGCCCTCAACAACGTCGCCATCGAGACCATGGAAGACGAGAGCGGCTACATCATCGAGCCGTACCAGGCGCTGCGCGAGCAGGTGGCCTGGGCGATTGCCAGCTTCTACCCCGAACTCGGCCTGCCCATTCCGGCGCTGAGCGAGAGCAGGGCGTCGGGATTGTCGCTGCTGGGCCAGCGCCTGGTGTCGCGCGGCTACGTCAGTGAGGAGCAGGTCCTGTCGGCCCTGGAGCAGCAGCGCAGCAGCGGCGTGTCGCTCGGTACGGTGCTGCTCGGCTCCAAGCTGCTGACCGAAGACCAGCTCTACGAGACGCTGGCTGAGCAGGAAGACAGCCAGTATGTGCGCGACACCCGTGAATACCAGCCCACCGAGGAGGTGCTGGGGCTGCTGCTGCGTGCCGATGCCCTGCGGCTGGCCTCGGTGCCGGTCAGTCAGGATGGAAACGTCGTCAGCGTCATTACCGGCGATTTGCGGCGGCGTGAGGACATCGAGGCATTGATCGGCCACAAGGTCAGGCTGATGCTGGCCCGGCCCAGCGACGTGGATACCCTGATCGACCGCGCCTACCCGCAAAAGGGGAGACTCGGCGAGGCGATGGTGCAGCAGGGGACTCTGTCTCGGGCGCAACTGCGCGAGGCGCTTCAGGTGCAGGCCCGCCAGGGCAAGGTCAAGCCGCTGGGCGAGGTCATCATGGACCTGGGCTTCGCGGGCAGCGAGGAGATCGACGCGGCCCTGGTCAAACAGAACGCTGGGGGCGGCAGACTCGAAGACACCCTGGTGCAGTCGGGCAAGCTCAGCCCCGAGATGCTGGCGCGCTCGCTGGCCGCCCAACTGGGGTATGAGTTCGTCGATCCGGTGACCTCGCCGCCCGACACCAAGGTCGCCCTGATGATTCCCGAGGCCACCGCCCGGCGCTACACCGTGGTCCCGATGCGGCTGCAAGGCGAGTCACTGGTCATTGCCATGAAAGACCCGCGCAACGTGTTCGCGCTCGACGACCTCAAGCTGATCACCGGGCGCGAGATCCTGCCCGCCGTGATGGCCGAGAAGGACATCGTGCGCCTGATCGAGCGGTACTTCGGCGACAAGGACATGGCCAAGCTCAACGAGGAGCTGGCCAAGTCCAGCCGTCAGAAGGACAAAGAAAAGGAGAGCGTCGACCTCTCGTCACTCGACGACAATGCGGTGGTGCGGGTAATCGACGGCCTGATCCGTGAGGCCGCCCTGCAAGACGCCTCGGACATTCACATCGAACCCACCGAGCACAGCGTGCGGGTGCGCTACCGCATCGACGGCTCGCTGCGCGAACACATGGAGCTGCCCAGGGGCGCGGCCCAGAGCATGCTGGCCCGCATCAAGATCATGGGCAACCTTGACATCGCCGAGCGCCGCGTGCCGCAAGACGGCCGGGTGCGCTTCAAGAAGGGCAGCATCGACCTCGATCTGCGTCTCTCGACCCTGCCCACCGTCTACGGTGAGAAGGCCGTGATGCGCCTGCTGCAAAAAGCCAGCAACATTCCCGAAGTCGAGCAGCTCGGGTTTTCCGAGCACAATTTCCAGCGCTTTCTCGACGTGATCGAAAAGCCCAACGGCATCTTTCTGGTGACCGGCCCCACCGGGTCGGGCAAGTCGTTTAGCAGCTTCTCGACTTTGAAGCGCATCGCCCGGCCCGACAAGAACACCACCACCATCGAAGACCCCATCGAATATGAGATTCCCGGCATCATCCAATCACAGGTCAATACGGTGGCGGGCTTTACCTTCGCCCGCGCCCTGAGGGCTTTTTTGCGCCAGGACCCTGACATCATCTTCGTGGGTGAGGTTCGCGACACCGAGACGGCCAAGATCGCCACCGAGGCGGCGCTGACCGGCCACCTGGTGCTGGCGACGCTTCACACCAACGACGCGCCGGGGGCGATTACGCGTCTGGAAGAGATGGGCGTGGAGCCGTTTAACATCTCGGCCTCGGTGATCGGGGTGCTGGCGCAGCGGCTGGTCCGCAAGGTCTGCACCGAGTGCAAGCGCCCCACCAACGCCGACCCGGAAGTGCTGCGGCGGCTCGGCATCGGCGAGCGCGAACTCCGGGGCGCGAACCTGCAACGTGGCGCAGGCTGCCCGCGCTGCGGCGGCACCGGCTACAAGGGCCGCATGGGCATTCACGAACTGATGGTGGTGGACGACCCGATTCGCCGCGCCATCGGGACCCACCAGACCGCTGCCGAGATCCGTGAGGTCGCCACCACCCAGAGCGGGATGAAGACCTTGCGCCAGGACGGCGTCGAGAAGGCCCTGATCGGCCTGACCACGCTCGAAGAAGTGCTGGCCGTGACCAGCAACTGA
- a CDS encoding metallophosphoesterase family protein: protein MRLAVIADLHANLEATLAVHEDLRRRQLSEIWVLGDVVGKGPRPREVLEWVRQYATRTVQGNWDARVAGVTNRPQDLWPRTRLSAAELTYLAELPFGIEEQFGGAWWRFVHASSKGVFHRLYPHSSLQEQLEAFAPQPHMGLREYADALVYADIHEALMIDVEGRPLINCGSVGNPLDSTLPSYLILEFAESGPGYSAQFVRLTYNRDAEIRAAEESGMPFTREYIAELLTGAYQKRRARGGEGPG, encoded by the coding sequence ATGAGACTCGCCGTCATCGCAGATTTGCACGCGAATCTGGAGGCGACCCTGGCCGTTCACGAGGATTTGCGCCGCCGCCAACTGTCCGAGATCTGGGTGCTGGGCGACGTGGTAGGCAAGGGGCCGCGCCCGCGCGAGGTGCTCGAATGGGTGCGTCAGTACGCCACCCGCACCGTGCAGGGCAACTGGGACGCGCGGGTGGCGGGCGTCACCAACCGCCCGCAGGACCTGTGGCCGCGCACCCGCCTGAGCGCGGCCGAGCTGACCTACCTTGCCGAATTGCCCTTTGGCATTGAAGAACAGTTCGGCGGCGCATGGTGGCGCTTCGTCCACGCCAGTTCCAAGGGGGTCTTTCACCGCCTGTACCCGCACAGCAGCCTTCAGGAACAGCTCGAAGCCTTCGCGCCGCAGCCGCATATGGGGCTGCGCGAGTACGCCGACGCCTTGGTCTACGCCGACATCCACGAGGCGCTGATGATCGATGTGGAGGGCCGCCCGCTGATCAACTGCGGCTCGGTGGGCAATCCCCTCGACAGCACCCTGCCGAGCTACCTGATTCTGGAATTTGCCGAGAGCGGGCCAGGCTACAGCGCCCAGTTTGTGCGGCTGACCTACAACCGCGACGCCGAAATCAGGGCCGCCGAGGAGAGCGGCATGCCGTTTACCCGCGAGTACATCGCCGAGTTGCTGACCGGGGCCTACCAGAAGCGCCGGGCCAGGGGCGGCGAGGGACCGGGTTAA
- a CDS encoding MFS transporter: protein MSVFPAHSSAVSPARALSARWATSAVFFANGMVIATWVVRVPGVQSALHLSPASVGVALLGMSVGSLIAMPQTGRLAARFGTRRVTVWAGLCLMLALLLPFSAPNLWLLFAALMVLGASNGVMDVAMNAQGVAVERALARPVLSSFHAAYSLGNLAGAALGSLLLGAGLGQWPHALIITLGMGVLVVLAGARLLPRSADELAAETTTAGSGSTEIGTLETAPAKISPGPRSSPTSLVWLLGTLCFLGMLGEGSLGDWSGLYSRDVLGVSGAALGAAYTAFTLAMTLGRSLGDGWRSRYGDRRVVEVGALVSGVGLSLGLLTLNPLLAALGFLVFGLGIANVVPVLYGTAGHALAGRGIARVATIGYAGFLAGPPLIGFVSQLTSLRLGMAVIALSLLLVGLLTPGVYRRLARR, encoded by the coding sequence GTGAGCGTGTTCCCTGCCCATTCTTCCGCCGTCTCCCCGGCCCGTGCCCTGAGCGCCCGCTGGGCCACCAGCGCCGTCTTTTTCGCCAACGGCATGGTGATCGCCACCTGGGTCGTGCGGGTGCCGGGCGTGCAGAGTGCGCTGCACCTTTCGCCCGCCAGCGTCGGTGTCGCGCTGCTGGGCATGTCGGTGGGCAGCCTCATCGCCATGCCGCAGACCGGGCGGCTGGCAGCCCGTTTCGGTACCCGCCGTGTGACGGTCTGGGCGGGACTGTGCCTGATGCTGGCCCTGCTGCTGCCGTTTTCCGCACCGAACCTGTGGCTGCTGTTCGCCGCCCTGATGGTGCTGGGGGCCAGCAACGGCGTGATGGATGTGGCCATGAACGCCCAGGGCGTGGCTGTCGAGCGCGCGCTGGCCCGGCCCGTGCTGTCGAGCTTTCACGCGGCCTACAGTCTGGGCAACCTGGCGGGCGCGGCCCTCGGCAGCCTGCTGCTCGGCGCGGGTCTGGGCCAGTGGCCGCACGCCCTGATCATCACCCTGGGTATGGGCGTGCTGGTGGTGCTGGCGGGAGCGCGCCTCCTGCCCAGGAGCGCCGACGAGCTGGCTGCCGAAACCACCACCGCCGGGAGTGGGTCAACTGAAATCGGAACGCTTGAGACTGCGCCTGCCAAGATCAGTCCTGGCCCCCGTTCCAGCCCCACTAGTCTGGTGTGGCTGCTGGGTACCCTCTGCTTTCTGGGGATGCTGGGCGAGGGATCGCTGGGCGACTGGAGCGGGCTGTACTCGCGTGACGTGCTGGGCGTCTCGGGCGCGGCGCTGGGTGCGGCCTACACCGCCTTCACGCTGGCGATGACGCTGGGACGGTCACTCGGTGACGGCTGGCGCAGCCGCTACGGGGACCGCCGGGTGGTCGAGGTGGGCGCACTGGTCAGCGGCGTGGGCCTGAGCCTGGGACTGTTGACGCTCAACCCTCTGCTGGCGGCGCTGGGATTCCTGGTGTTCGGGCTGGGCATCGCCAACGTGGTGCCGGTGCTCTACGGCACGGCGGGGCACGCCCTGGCCGGGCGCGGCATCGCTCGGGTCGCCACCATCGGCTACGCGGGCTTTCTGGCCGGGCCGCCGCTGATCGGTTTCGTCTCGCAACTCACGTCGCTGCGCCTCGGTATGGCCGTCATCGCGCTGAGCCTGCTGCTGGTGGGCCTGCTGACGCCGGGGGTGTACCGGCGGCTGGCCCGGCGCTAG
- a CDS encoding RNA polymerase sigma factor, translated as MMLSVAATGWSGARFPVGEAAQRRGWLPQTRATKLGATLPGDTLSTMWTSDAAQAEVGPVPSDAELIARFAMRDEAALGELFDRYSAAAHGLALYILKENAAAQEIVHDSFLKVWNKPQLFDPQRAAFSTFILTVVRHAAISRLRGVRFHLPLEDEEGLPLPLADEKVDLLGLSEQRQVAERVQAALLALKLPQRETVERAYYRGETREAIAEAMGVPVGTVKSRLKYALEKLRGVLSDQGPDKESNGGGEDQ; from the coding sequence ATGATGCTCAGCGTTGCGGCAACGGGGTGGAGTGGTGCGCGGTTCCCGGTGGGTGAAGCGGCGCAGCGGCGAGGCTGGTTGCCCCAGACTCGCGCCACGAAGCTGGGCGCGACTTTGCCGGGTGATACCTTGAGCACCATGTGGACGAGCGACGCTGCCCAGGCCGAAGTCGGGCCGGTGCCCAGCGACGCTGAGCTGATCGCCCGTTTCGCCATGCGTGACGAGGCTGCGCTGGGCGAACTGTTTGACCGCTACAGCGCCGCCGCCCACGGTCTGGCACTTTATATCCTCAAGGAAAATGCCGCCGCGCAGGAGATCGTCCACGATTCGTTTCTGAAGGTCTGGAACAAACCGCAGCTCTTCGACCCACAGCGGGCGGCCTTTTCCACCTTCATCCTGACGGTGGTGCGCCACGCGGCCATCTCCAGGCTGCGCGGGGTGCGTTTTCACCTGCCGCTGGAAGACGAGGAGGGCCTGCCGCTGCCGCTGGCCGACGAAAAGGTGGACTTGCTGGGCCTCAGCGAGCAGCGTCAGGTGGCCGAGCGGGTGCAGGCAGCGCTGCTCGCCCTCAAACTCCCCCAGCGTGAAACGGTGGAGCGGGCCTACTACCGGGGCGAGACCCGCGAGGCGATTGCCGAGGCGATGGGCGTGCCGGTGGGCACCGTCAAGAGCCGACTCAAGTACGCGCTGGAGAAGTTGCGCGGGGTGCTGAGCGACCAGGGACCGGACAAAGAGTCAAACGGAGGAGGTGAAGACCAGTGA